CCTCGCTAAGCCGGACCTGCGCATCGAGGTGTTCGGACAGCGTGAACCGGCGCCGATCCCGCACGAACTGGGTCCGTGCCGGGACGATGGCCCCCTTGCGCCGCCTCCCACCCCCGCGGCAGAAGGCGGGCACGCACCCGGCCCGGCGGCGCGGCCGGTCCGGATTCTCGGCGCCGCATGCGGGAACATCGCGGTGGTCGCGGCGCAGCGTCCTGGCGCGACCCCGGACCGCGGCGACGCGGTGCGGTTGTTCGTCGGCAGCCCGAAAAACCTTGCCGCGCGGGTGGTCTCGACACTGCCGGAGAACGCCCCCGGCGCACTCCCGCGCCTGACCGCCCCGCGTGCCCAGGTCGGCGAGGACAGCCGCGGCCTGGTCACCGTCCCGGTCGCCGGACCGTCGCCATCGGCCAGAATCCGCAAGCTGCTGAAGCAGCCGCGCGAGGGCATCGGTCAGATCGTCGTCTCCGCCCGCCGCGGTGCGGGCGTGCCGCGCCCGTTCGGCGTGCTGTGCTGGATCGACGTGGTCGGAGATGGGCGATACGCGGTGCGCACCGGCACCGACGTCGACATCGTCGCCGTGACGGCGGAAGGGTTCGCCGCCCATCTGCGCCCGATGATCACCGCGGCCACGCGCACCATCACGGCATACGCAGAGCGCTGATCCATCGCGGTGCGCGTCCGGGGAGACCACGACGCGCGGCAAGCGCTTACGGTGTACAAGTGCCACTCTACGAATTCGAAGGCAAGCGGCCCCAGGTCGATCCGACGGCGTTCGTCGCACCGACCGCGACCCTGATCGGTGACGTGCGGGTCGAGGCGGGCGCCTCGATCTGGTACGGCGCGGTGCTGCGCGCGGACCTGGCCCCGATCATCATCCGGGAACGCGCCAACATCCAGGACAACGCGGTCCTGCACGTGCCGCCGGACGTGCCGATGGAGATCGGCCCCGGCGCGACCATCGCGCATAGTGTTGTGTTCCACGGCGCCTCGGTCGGTGCGGAGGCCATCGTCGGCAACGGCACCACGGTGCTCGATCTTGCGAGGATCGGCGCAGGCACCATGATCGCGGCGCACTCGCTGGTCCAGCCCGGCACCGACATTCCCGACGGTGTGCTGGCCGCCGGATCACCCGCGGAGGTGAAGCGGCCGATCGAGGGCACCCCGGCTCAGATGTGGGTCCAGCTGAACCCGGCCTTCTATGCGGAGTTGGCGCAGCGCCACCGCAAGGGTATCGCCGAGATCTGAGCCGCGCTCAGCACAGCAGCGCGGTGACCTCGTCGTCCGCGAGCTGGTGGAAGTCACGGTAGGCGGCGCCGACACCGCCGAGCATGCGCGGCACCAACGGGCAGACCACCTCGTCGGCCTCGGCGGTGACACGCTGCAACGCCTCGTCGGAGGAGACCGGGATCGCGACCACGATCCGCGCGGGCCGGTGCAGACGCGCGACGCGGCAGGCGGCCACGACGGTGGCGCCGGTCGCCATCCCGTCGTCCACGATGACCACCGTGCGCCCGTCCAGCGCGACCGGTGGAGCGTCGCCACGCAGCGCCAGCCTGCGCCGCTCCAACTCGGCGCGCTCCGCGTTCTCGATCGAGGCCAGTCGCCGGGGCGAGACTCCGGTGTGCGACAACACATCCGGATTCAGCACGCGCACGCCGTCCTCGCCGACGGCGCCCATCGCCAGCTCCGGCTGCCACGGCACACCGAGCTTGCGGACCAGGAGGATGTCGAGATCACCGCCGATCACCTCACGCACCGCGGCAGCCACCGGGACGCCGCCGCGCGGGAGACCGAGCACCAGCGGGTTCGACGCCCGCAGGTGTTCCAGAAGCGCACCCAGCGTGCGACCGGCCGATGCCCGATCGGAGTAGACCATCCATTCGGACGCTACTCCAGTCGGCGCTCGGTGATCGCGAATCGGCGCAAGGCGAGGCTGGGGTTGACGGTGCGGACCTCGCCCAGATGCGCGAGGTCGATTCCGGCGGTGAGGATACCCGGCTCGTCGCCGAGTTCCGCGAGCACCGCGCCGGTCGGGTCGACGATCATCGAAGCACCCGCGCCGCGCGGCGCGGCCTGATCGGCGGCGGCCACGTAGACGGTGTTCTCGATGGCGCGCGCCCGCACCAGGGTGGTCCATTGGTCGACCTTGGCCGGGCCGGGAATCCACTGCGCCGGCAGCAGCAGCACGTGCGCTCCCGCCGCGGCGACCCGGCGAACGCCTTCGGGGAAGCGCAGATCGAAGCAGGTCTGCATGCCGAATGTCACATCCGCGACGGTGAAAGTGACCGGCGTCTCGATCGCGCCGGGCTCGACCACGTCGGATTCGAGATGTCCGAAGGCGTCGTAGAGGTGCACTTTCCGATAGCACGCGACGAGGGTTCCATCGGGTCCGAGCACCACGAGCGTGTTGCGGATCCGACCACTGCCGGGAGCGACCTCCTCCACCGTTCCGGCGACCAAGAACACGCCGAAATCGCGCGCGATGCCGCCGAGGCCGGTGACGAACGGCCCGGTCAGAGGTTCGGCGACGGCAACGACCCGCTCGTCCAACCGGGTCACGGCAAACATCGAGTACTCCGGCGCGACGACCACCCGCGCGCCGCGATCGCGGGCCGTACGCACATGCTCGCGCAGTGTGGCGAGGTTGGCCGACGGGGCGGTCGACGGGGCGAACTGGACGACCGCCACGTCCAGCTGATCCGGCGTCGGGTCCCGATGCCCGCGCGAGTTGTCCAGTTGCATAGGTCTCACCGTATTGGGGCCGTGGCCTTGGCGACCAGTACGAGGCAGTAAACTCCTGGTCAATGAGTACCAATCAGGTCGACAGCGTTCCTGGCGACAACGACAGGGACACCGACGGCCCGTCTTTCGCCGATCTCGGTATCGATGACCGCATCCTCGCAGCCATCGCCGATGTCGGTTACGAGTCGCCCTCGCCGATCCAGGCGGCGACGATTCCCCCCTTGCTCTCCGGCGCGGACGTCGTCGGTCTCGCGCAGACCGGTACCGGCAAGACCGCCGCCTTCGCCATTCCGATCCTGATGGGCCTGGAGGTCGCGGGCAGACATCCTCGCGCCCTCGTGCTCGCCCCGACCCGTGAGCTCGCGATCCAGGTCGCCGAAGCGTTCGGCCGCTACGCCGCGCACATCCCAGGCCTGCACGTGCTGCCGATCTACGGCGGCCAGAGCTACGGCGTCCAGCTGTCCGGCCTGCGCCGCGGCGCGCACGTCGTGGTCGGCACGCCGGGCCGCGTGATCGATCATCTGGAGAAGGGCACGCTCGACCTGTCGCAGCTGCAGTACCTGGTGCTCGACGAGGCCGACGAGATGCTGAAGATGGGCTTCCAGGAGGACGTCGAGCGCATCCTCGCGGACACACCGTCGGACAAGCAGGTGGCGTTGTTCTCCGCGACCATGCCCGCCGCGATCCGCAAGATCTCCAAGCAGTATCTGCACGATCCGGTCGAGATCACGGTCAAGTCGAAGACCTCGACGGCGACCAACATCACGCAGCGCTGGGTGCAGGTCTCGCATCAGCGCAAGCTGGACGCGCTCACCAGGATCCTCGAGGTCGAGTCGTTCGAGGCGATG
The DNA window shown above is from Nocardia sp. NBC_01730 and carries:
- a CDS encoding phosphoribosyltransferase → MVYSDRASAGRTLGALLEHLRASNPLVLGLPRGGVPVAAAVREVIGGDLDILLVRKLGVPWQPELAMGAVGEDGVRVLNPDVLSHTGVSPRRLASIENAERAELERRRLALRGDAPPVALDGRTVVIVDDGMATGATVVAACRVARLHRPARIVVAIPVSSDEALQRVTAEADEVVCPLVPRMLGGVGAAYRDFHQLADDEVTALLC
- a CDS encoding carbon-nitrogen hydrolase family protein, with amino-acid sequence MQLDNSRGHRDPTPDQLDVAVVQFAPSTAPSANLATLREHVRTARDRGARVVVAPEYSMFAVTRLDERVVAVAEPLTGPFVTGLGGIARDFGVFLVAGTVEEVAPGSGRIRNTLVVLGPDGTLVACYRKVHLYDAFGHLESDVVEPGAIETPVTFTVADVTFGMQTCFDLRFPEGVRRVAAAGAHVLLLPAQWIPGPAKVDQWTTLVRARAIENTVYVAAADQAAPRGAGASMIVDPTGAVLAELGDEPGILTAGIDLAHLGEVRTVNPSLALRRFAITERRLE
- a CDS encoding gamma carbonic anhydrase family protein translates to MPLYEFEGKRPQVDPTAFVAPTATLIGDVRVEAGASIWYGAVLRADLAPIIIRERANIQDNAVLHVPPDVPMEIGPGATIAHSVVFHGASVGAEAIVGNGTTVLDLARIGAGTMIAAHSLVQPGTDIPDGVLAAGSPAEVKRPIEGTPAQMWVQLNPAFYAELAQRHRKGIAEI
- a CDS encoding ESX secretion-associated protein EspG translates to MDRVRVNWTLTPDQFALAWSRTDGDRIPYPLAIRLSARDTGERAAQLPALSGWCDRVLDADLEAALRILAKPDLRIEVFGQREPAPIPHELGPCRDDGPLAPPPTPAAEGGHAPGPAARPVRILGAACGNIAVVAAQRPGATPDRGDAVRLFVGSPKNLAARVVSTLPENAPGALPRLTAPRAQVGEDSRGLVTVPVAGPSPSARIRKLLKQPREGIGQIVVSARRGAGVPRPFGVLCWIDVVGDGRYAVRTGTDVDIVAVTAEGFAAHLRPMITAATRTITAYAER